Proteins found in one Leguminivora glycinivorella isolate SPB_JAAS2020 chromosome 22, LegGlyc_1.1, whole genome shotgun sequence genomic segment:
- the LOC125238029 gene encoding zinc finger protein 567-like isoform X5 → MKILNIYLLCSDGAVYSDTTVHTYSRDKPYGCKYCKERFKNKCTLKEHLHRKHLSIELEQFDCEFCSSTFQTKFLLLDHERIVHGVTNFMCNECEYTTADKRTFQSHLKTHTVDNIVSSAQSSDESQFKGDIHEHQVKDIADLLSTHKQKHQKIHTLREHLRIEPKRSSHSHIDSKMKTLIISMHIDGLNKSEISRETGLNWKTVSMWVNRYLKEGYLLPRPKTGRPCLIDTKQREFLVREYMEDGGRQTRLYADMFGASPLTVRRALRKEGLRYHKPAVNPERYERNGMKAKSQWYMEKTELTEYVLINVNNAPL, encoded by the exons ATGAAGatactaaatatttatttat TGTGTTCCGACGGCGCTGTTTACAGTGACACAACTGTTCATACATACAGTCGAGACAAACCATACGGctgcaaatattgtaaagaaCGTTTCAAAAATAAGTGTACTTTAAAAGAACACCTTCATCGCAAGCACTTGTCAATCGAACTAGAACAATTCGATTGTGAATTTTGTAGTTCTACATTCCAAACTAAATTCCTTTTATTAGACCACGAAAGAATCGTACACGGTGTTACAAATTTCATGTGTAATGAATGTGAATATACAACAGCTGACAAGAGAACTTTTCAATCTCATTTAAAAACTCACACCGTAGATAACATTGTTAGCTCTGCTCAAAGCAGTGATGAAAGTCAGTTTAAGGGCGACATACACGAACATCAAGTGAAAGACATTGCCGATCTTCTCTCGACGCACAAACAAAAGCATCAGAAGATACATACTCTAAGAGAACACCTGCGAATAGAACCCAAACGAAGTTCTCATTCCCATATTGACTCTAAAATGAAGACGCTAATTATTTCCATGCACATTGATGGGCTAAATAAATCTGAAATTTCTAGAGAAACTGGTTTAAAT TGGAAAACTGTTAGTATGTGGGTCAACCGATATCTAAAAGAAGGTTATCTTTTACCCCGGCCCAAGACTGGTAGACCATGCCTCATAGACACAAAGCAACGCGAGTTTCTGGTGCGGGAATACATGGAAGATGGTGGCAGGCAGACGAGGCTGTATGCGGATATGTTTGGTGCATCTCCGCTCACCGTGCGACGTGCTCTTCGTAAAGAGGGACTTCGTTACCACAAACCTGCTGTGAACCCTGAACGCTACGAGAGAAATGGAATGAAGGCCAAATCACAATGGTATATGGAGAAAACTGAACTGACGGAATACGTTCTAATAAATGTTAACAACGCGCCGTTATAA
- the LOC125238029 gene encoding zinc finger protein 181-like isoform X4, which yields MDIMHACRCCLRRPPDKDLTTPYALFGKTEIYADMIKDCFDIHLALDAPGSCGICSACVGRLRDASDFKLQVQRSQAELQALLYKADPVVKSEQTEDNVEDKFVYDVLYEEPILFEQSEIGEMANEVMVCSDGAAYGDTTVHTYSRTKPYGCKHCKERFKHKCTLKEHVLRTHSIISPERFACGFCSSTFQTKFLVLEHERMEHGVTNFMCNECEYTTIEKSSLEAHLKTHSTDIVNCTQSSDESQFKSDLNEIQVKHIADLLSTHKQKHKKIHTIKEHERIEHKRGTNIDATMKTLIISLHIDGKNISEIARETGLNWKTVYLWVRRYQREGSLLHRPRSGRPRVMDSQRREFLVKEYMEDGCRQTRLYADLFGTSLSTIRVALRKEGLRFHKNVVNK from the exons ATGGACATTATGCACGCGTGTCGCTGCTGCCTGCGGCGTCCTCCGGACAAGGACCTGACGACGCCGTACGCACTTTTCGGGAAAACGGAGATATATGCCGACATGATTAAAGACTGCTTCGATATACAT CTGGCACTGGATGCCCCGGGCTCGTGCGGCATCTGCTCTGCGTGCGTGGGCCGCCTGCGAGACGCGAGCGACTTCAAGCTGCAAGTGCAGCGCAGCCAGGCAGAGCTGCAGGCGCTGCTATATAAAG CTGATCCAGTGGTCAAATCTGAGCAAACTGAAGACAATGTTGAGGATAAATTTGTTTATGATGTGTTAT ATGAAGAGCCCATACTGTTTGAGCAGTCAGAGATTGGCGAGATGGCCAATGAAGTCATGG TGTGTTCTGACGGCGCTGCTTACGGAGACACGACTGTCCATACATACAGTCGAACCAAACCATACGGCTGCAAACACTGTAAAGAACGATTCAAACATAAGTGTACTTTAAAAGAACACGTTCTACGCACACACTCAATAATCTCACCTGAACGATTCGCTTGTGGTTTTTGTAGTTCTACATTCCAAACTAAATTCCTTGTATTAGAGCACGAGAGAATGGAACACGGTGTTACTAATTTCATGTGTAATGAATGTGAATATACAACGATTGAAAAGAGCAGTTTGGAAGCTCATTTAAAAACTCACTCTACGGACATTGTTAACTGTACTCAAAGCAGTGATGAAAGTCAGTTTAAGAGCGACTTAAACGAAATCCAAGTGAAACACATTGCTGATCTTCTCTCGACACACAAACAGAAGCATAAGAAGATACACACTATAAAAGAACACGAGAGAATAGAACACAAACGAGGCACAAATATTGACGCTACAATGAAGACTCTAATTATTTCCTTACACATAGACGGGAAAAATATATCTGAGATTGCAAGAGAGACTGGTTTAAAT TGGAAGACTGTTTATCTATGGGTCAGGAGATACCAACGAGAAGGGTCTCTATTACACCGACCTAGGTCCGGCAGACCACGCGTGATGGACTCGCAGCGACGCGAGTTCCTAGTGAAGGAATATATGGAAGACGGTTGCAGGCAGACTAGGCTATACGCCGATTTGTTCGGCACAAGTCTTTCCACCATACGTGTAGCGTTACGTAAAGAAGGACTACGTTTTCACAAAAATGTCGTTAACAAATAA
- the LOC125238029 gene encoding uncharacterized protein LOC125238029 isoform X6 yields the protein MDIMHACRCCLRRPPDKDLTTPYALFGKTEIYADMIKDCFDIHLALDAPGSCGICSACVGRLRDASDFKLQVQRSQAELQALLYKADPVVKSEQTEDNVEDKFVYDVLYEEPILFEQSEIGEMANEVMEQDPLFKSEADDAMSDDDTTAGEENC from the exons ATGGACATTATGCACGCGTGTCGCTGCTGCCTGCGGCGTCCTCCGGACAAGGACCTGACGACGCCGTACGCACTTTTCGGGAAAACGGAGATATATGCCGACATGATTAAAGACTGCTTCGATATACAT CTGGCACTGGATGCCCCGGGCTCGTGCGGCATCTGCTCTGCGTGCGTGGGCCGCCTGCGAGACGCGAGCGACTTCAAGCTGCAAGTGCAGCGCAGCCAGGCAGAGCTGCAGGCGCTGCTATATAAAG CTGATCCAGTGGTCAAATCTGAGCAAACTGAAGACAATGTTGAGGATAAATTTGTTTATGATGTGTTAT ATGAAGAGCCCATACTGTTTGAGCAGTCAGAGATTGGCGAGATGGCCAATGAAGTCATGG AACAAGACCCTCTTTTCAAGTCGGAGGCTGATGATGCGATGAGTGACGATGATACAACAGCAGGGG AGGAAAACTGTTAG
- the LOC125238029 gene encoding oocyte zinc finger protein XlCOF28-like isoform X3, with translation MDIMHACRCCLRRPPDKDLTTPYALFGKTEIYADMIKDCFDIHLALDAPGSCGICSACVGRLRDASDFKLQVQRSQAELQALLYKADPVVKSEQTEDNVEDKFVYDVLYEEPILFEQSEIGEMANEVMEQDPLFKSEADDAMSDDDTTAGVCSDGAAYGDTTVHTYSRTKPYGCKHCKERFKHKCTLKEHVLRTHSIISPERFACGFCSSTFQTKFLVLEHERMEHGVTNFMCNECEYTTIEKSSLEAHLKTHSTDIVNCTQSSDESQFKSDLNEIQVKHIADLLSTHKQKHKKIHTIKEHERIEHKRGTNIDATMKTLIISLHIDGKNISEIARETGLNWKTVYLWVRRYQREGSLLHRPRSGRPRVMDSQRREFLVKEYMEDGCRQTRLYADLFGTSLSTIRVALRKEGLRFHKNVVNK, from the exons ATGGACATTATGCACGCGTGTCGCTGCTGCCTGCGGCGTCCTCCGGACAAGGACCTGACGACGCCGTACGCACTTTTCGGGAAAACGGAGATATATGCCGACATGATTAAAGACTGCTTCGATATACAT CTGGCACTGGATGCCCCGGGCTCGTGCGGCATCTGCTCTGCGTGCGTGGGCCGCCTGCGAGACGCGAGCGACTTCAAGCTGCAAGTGCAGCGCAGCCAGGCAGAGCTGCAGGCGCTGCTATATAAAG CTGATCCAGTGGTCAAATCTGAGCAAACTGAAGACAATGTTGAGGATAAATTTGTTTATGATGTGTTAT ATGAAGAGCCCATACTGTTTGAGCAGTCAGAGATTGGCGAGATGGCCAATGAAGTCATGG AACAAGACCCTCTTTTCAAGTCGGAGGCTGATGATGCGATGAGTGACGATGATACAACAGCAGGGG TGTGTTCTGACGGCGCTGCTTACGGAGACACGACTGTCCATACATACAGTCGAACCAAACCATACGGCTGCAAACACTGTAAAGAACGATTCAAACATAAGTGTACTTTAAAAGAACACGTTCTACGCACACACTCAATAATCTCACCTGAACGATTCGCTTGTGGTTTTTGTAGTTCTACATTCCAAACTAAATTCCTTGTATTAGAGCACGAGAGAATGGAACACGGTGTTACTAATTTCATGTGTAATGAATGTGAATATACAACGATTGAAAAGAGCAGTTTGGAAGCTCATTTAAAAACTCACTCTACGGACATTGTTAACTGTACTCAAAGCAGTGATGAAAGTCAGTTTAAGAGCGACTTAAACGAAATCCAAGTGAAACACATTGCTGATCTTCTCTCGACACACAAACAGAAGCATAAGAAGATACACACTATAAAAGAACACGAGAGAATAGAACACAAACGAGGCACAAATATTGACGCTACAATGAAGACTCTAATTATTTCCTTACACATAGACGGGAAAAATATATCTGAGATTGCAAGAGAGACTGGTTTAAAT TGGAAGACTGTTTATCTATGGGTCAGGAGATACCAACGAGAAGGGTCTCTATTACACCGACCTAGGTCCGGCAGACCACGCGTGATGGACTCGCAGCGACGCGAGTTCCTAGTGAAGGAATATATGGAAGACGGTTGCAGGCAGACTAGGCTATACGCCGATTTGTTCGGCACAAGTCTTTCCACCATACGTGTAGCGTTACGTAAAGAAGGACTACGTTTTCACAAAAATGTCGTTAACAAATAA
- the LOC125238029 gene encoding uncharacterized protein LOC125238029 isoform X1, whose protein sequence is MDIMHACRCCLRRPPDKDLTTPYALFGKTEIYADMIKDCFDIHLALDAPGSCGICSACVGRLRDASDFKLQVQRSQAELQALLYKADPVVKSEQTEDNVEDKFVYDVLYEEPILFEQSEIGEMANEVMEQDPLFKSEADDAMSDDDTTAGVCSDGAVYSDTTVHTYSRDKPYGCKYCKERFKNKCTLKEHLHRKHLSIELEQFDCEFCSSTFQTKFLLLDHERIVHGVTNFMCNECEYTTADKRTFQSHLKTHTVDNIVSSAQSSDESQFKGDIHEHQVKDIADLLSTHKQKHQKIHTLREHLRIEPKRSSHSHIDSKMKTLIISMHIDGLNKSEISRETGLNWKTVSMWVNRYLKEGYLLPRPKTGRPCLIDTKQREFLVREYMEDGGRQTRLYADMFGASPLTVRRALRKEGLRYHKPAVNPERYERNGMKAKSQWYMEKTELTEYVLINVNNAPL, encoded by the exons ATGGACATTATGCACGCGTGTCGCTGCTGCCTGCGGCGTCCTCCGGACAAGGACCTGACGACGCCGTACGCACTTTTCGGGAAAACGGAGATATATGCCGACATGATTAAAGACTGCTTCGATATACAT CTGGCACTGGATGCCCCGGGCTCGTGCGGCATCTGCTCTGCGTGCGTGGGCCGCCTGCGAGACGCGAGCGACTTCAAGCTGCAAGTGCAGCGCAGCCAGGCAGAGCTGCAGGCGCTGCTATATAAAG CTGATCCAGTGGTCAAATCTGAGCAAACTGAAGACAATGTTGAGGATAAATTTGTTTATGATGTGTTAT ATGAAGAGCCCATACTGTTTGAGCAGTCAGAGATTGGCGAGATGGCCAATGAAGTCATGG AACAAGACCCTCTTTTCAAGTCGGAGGCTGATGATGCGATGAGTGACGATGATACAACAGCAGGGG TGTGTTCCGACGGCGCTGTTTACAGTGACACAACTGTTCATACATACAGTCGAGACAAACCATACGGctgcaaatattgtaaagaaCGTTTCAAAAATAAGTGTACTTTAAAAGAACACCTTCATCGCAAGCACTTGTCAATCGAACTAGAACAATTCGATTGTGAATTTTGTAGTTCTACATTCCAAACTAAATTCCTTTTATTAGACCACGAAAGAATCGTACACGGTGTTACAAATTTCATGTGTAATGAATGTGAATATACAACAGCTGACAAGAGAACTTTTCAATCTCATTTAAAAACTCACACCGTAGATAACATTGTTAGCTCTGCTCAAAGCAGTGATGAAAGTCAGTTTAAGGGCGACATACACGAACATCAAGTGAAAGACATTGCCGATCTTCTCTCGACGCACAAACAAAAGCATCAGAAGATACATACTCTAAGAGAACACCTGCGAATAGAACCCAAACGAAGTTCTCATTCCCATATTGACTCTAAAATGAAGACGCTAATTATTTCCATGCACATTGATGGGCTAAATAAATCTGAAATTTCTAGAGAAACTGGTTTAAAT TGGAAAACTGTTAGTATGTGGGTCAACCGATATCTAAAAGAAGGTTATCTTTTACCCCGGCCCAAGACTGGTAGACCATGCCTCATAGACACAAAGCAACGCGAGTTTCTGGTGCGGGAATACATGGAAGATGGTGGCAGGCAGACGAGGCTGTATGCGGATATGTTTGGTGCATCTCCGCTCACCGTGCGACGTGCTCTTCGTAAAGAGGGACTTCGTTACCACAAACCTGCTGTGAACCCTGAACGCTACGAGAGAAATGGAATGAAGGCCAAATCACAATGGTATATGGAGAAAACTGAACTGACGGAATACGTTCTAATAAATGTTAACAACGCGCCGTTATAA
- the LOC125238029 gene encoding zinc finger protein 333-like isoform X2, translated as MDIMHACRCCLRRPPDKDLTTPYALFGKTEIYADMIKDCFDIHLALDAPGSCGICSACVGRLRDASDFKLQVQRSQAELQALLYKADPVVKSEQTEDNVEDKFVYDVLYEEPILFEQSEIGEMANEVMEQDPLFKSEADDAMSDDDTTAGVCSEGSAAYGDTTDTTVHTYSRAQVAKPFGCKHCKERFKNKCTLKEHILRKHLSISTGPKLFACGFCSSTFRTKLLVLEHERIEHGVTSFMCGECGHITIEKSSLEAHLKTHSTDIVSCTQSSYVSQSKSDIPEHLVKNIADLLSTHKQKHQKLHTLREHLRIAPKRSSHSNIDSTMKTLIISMHIDGLNKSEIARETGLNRKTVSMWVDRYQKEGSLLPRPKTGRPCLIDTKQREFLVREYMEDGGRQTKLYADLFGASPLTVRRVLRKEGLRFHKPAVNPKRSKKNGIDDK; from the exons ATGGACATTATGCACGCGTGTCGCTGCTGCCTGCGGCGTCCTCCGGACAAGGACCTGACGACGCCGTACGCACTTTTCGGGAAAACGGAGATATATGCCGACATGATTAAAGACTGCTTCGATATACAT CTGGCACTGGATGCCCCGGGCTCGTGCGGCATCTGCTCTGCGTGCGTGGGCCGCCTGCGAGACGCGAGCGACTTCAAGCTGCAAGTGCAGCGCAGCCAGGCAGAGCTGCAGGCGCTGCTATATAAAG CTGATCCAGTGGTCAAATCTGAGCAAACTGAAGACAATGTTGAGGATAAATTTGTTTATGATGTGTTAT ATGAAGAGCCCATACTGTTTGAGCAGTCAGAGATTGGCGAGATGGCCAATGAAGTCATGG AACAAGACCCTCTTTTCAAGTCGGAGGCTGATGATGCGATGAGTGACGATGATACAACAGCAGGGG TGTGTTCGGAAGGCAGCGCTGCTTACGGTGACACAACTGACACAACTGTTCATACATACAGTCGAGCCCAAGTAGCCAAACCATTCGGCTGCAAACACTGTAAAGAACGATTCAAAAATAAGTGTACTTTAAAAGAGCACATTCTACGCAAACATTTGTCAATCTCAACCGGGCCAAAACTATTTGCTTGTGGTTTTTGTAGTTCTACATTCCGAACTAAATTGCTTGTATTAGAGCACGAGAGAATCGAACACGGTGTTACAAGTTTCATGTGTGGTGAATGTGGGCATATAACGATTGAAAAAAGCAGTTTGGAAGCTCATTTAAAAACTCACTCTACGGACATTGTTAGCTGTACTCAAAGCAGTTATGTAAGTCAGTCTAAGAGTGATATTCCCGAACACCTAGTGAAAAACATTGCTGATCTTCTATCGACACACAAACAAAAGCATCAGAAGTTACATACTCTAAGAGAACACCTGCGAATAGCACCCAAACGAAGTTCTCATTCCAATATTGACTCCACAATGAAGACGCTAATTATTTCTATGCATATTGACGGGCTAAATAAATCTGAAATTGCTAGAGAAACTGGTTTAAat AGGAAAACTGTTAGTATGTGGGTCGATCGATATCAAAAAGAAGGTTCTCTGTTACCCCGGCCTAAGACTGGTAGACCATGCCTCATAGACACAAAGCAACGCGAGTTTCTGGTGCGGGAATACATGGAAGATGGCGGCAGGCAGACGAAACTGTATGCAGATCTGTTCGGCGCATCTCCACTCACGGTGCGACGTGTGCTTCGTAAAGAGGGACTTCGTTTCCACAAACCTGCTGTGAACCCTAAACGTTCTAAGAAAAATGGAATAGACGACAAGTAG